One Candidatus Krumholzibacteriia bacterium DNA window includes the following coding sequences:
- a CDS encoding cysteine desulfurase family protein, translating to MPSHRTVYLDNNATTRLDEDVLDTMLPFLREQWGNAGSGHHVGRPVARAVNAARRSVADRYGVRPGDVVFCAGATEADNLALRGSLAARPDRRHLVTTAVEHPAVLDCARMLESEGLCELSIVGVDGQGRLDVDALEAALRPGETALVSVMGANNETGVVLPLAEVAARARAAGAWLHVDAVQLVGKSTVDPIEAGADLIALSAHKFHGPKGLGALILRRGIDPSPIVHGGGQEKGRRPGTLNAPGIVGFARALERVDEEDPTAIPRMRALRERLESGLSAAVADLEITGAGVDRVANTTHVTVPGVEAEALLVQLDREGIACSAGSACSTGALEPSPVLVAMGIAPDRLHGALRLSTSRETTEADVDRLLEVLPPVVARLRALT from the coding sequence ATGCCGTCCCACCGGACCGTCTATCTCGACAACAACGCCACCACGCGCCTCGACGAGGACGTCCTCGACACCATGCTCCCCTTCCTCCGCGAGCAGTGGGGGAACGCCGGGAGCGGTCACCACGTGGGGCGTCCGGTGGCGCGTGCGGTGAACGCCGCGCGGCGCAGTGTCGCGGATCGCTACGGGGTCCGGCCGGGCGACGTGGTCTTCTGCGCCGGTGCCACCGAGGCCGACAACCTGGCCCTGCGCGGCAGTCTGGCCGCCCGTCCCGACCGCAGGCACCTGGTCACCACCGCGGTCGAGCACCCTGCCGTGCTCGACTGCGCCCGGATGCTCGAATCCGAGGGACTCTGCGAGCTCTCGATCGTGGGTGTCGACGGCCAGGGTCGGCTCGACGTCGATGCCCTCGAGGCGGCACTCCGGCCGGGCGAGACCGCGCTGGTCTCGGTCATGGGCGCGAACAACGAGACGGGTGTGGTCCTTCCCCTGGCCGAGGTCGCCGCCCGCGCTCGTGCGGCCGGGGCCTGGCTGCACGTCGACGCGGTGCAGTTGGTGGGAAAGTCGACCGTGGACCCCATCGAGGCCGGTGCCGACCTGATCGCGCTCTCGGCCCACAAGTTCCACGGGCCGAAGGGCCTGGGCGCGCTGATCCTGCGCCGTGGCATCGATCCTTCCCCGATCGTCCATGGCGGCGGGCAGGAGAAGGGGCGGCGCCCCGGGACCCTGAACGCTCCGGGCATCGTGGGGTTCGCCCGCGCCCTCGAACGCGTCGACGAGGAGGATCCCACGGCGATCCCCCGCATGCGGGCGCTGCGCGAGCGATTGGAATCCGGTCTGTCCGCCGCCGTGGCCGACCTCGAGATCACCGGGGCCGGGGTCGATCGCGTGGCGAACACCACGCACGTCACCGTTCCGGGAGTGGAGGCCGAGGCCCTGCTCGTCCAGCTCGATCGCGAAGGGATCGCCTGTTCGGCGGGGTCGGCCTGCAGCACCGGGGCTCTCGAGCCCAGTCCGGTGCTCGTGGCCATGGGGATCGCGCCGGATCGTCTGCACGGTGCCCTGCGTCTGTCGACGTCCCGCGAGACCACCGAGGCCGACGTCGACCGGTTGCTCGAGGTGTTGCCCCCGGTCGTCGCACGCCTGCGTGCGCTCAC
- a CDS encoding 7TM domain-containing protein, with protein MTVIRSFWVLLLLALALAGYRFASGQVDLDGLGREREYAFDLAFDVRGSAADFDLTVFVPGDGIHSSLRGEEIRAGDLELEIREAPEGRRMVVRGRRDDLPARVEYRVRIARHPVLYEVPADLTWADVDVADRPDSNALVPVGHVEIDQDLHRLFPEVVDGRDVPVSPEGFRARLADAGTGPIEAIDRIHQRALHDLRAADFSGRTDALTALRLGEASCGGKSRLMVAQLRRLGIQARLVGGLILGDAARKRTSHVWVEALLGDRWVPFDPLNAHRAEQPADYLRLYTGELPLIVHTRGLAFDYGFRAPLDQVPRSWTTTAGPTIGHDALPLLRRDQFSLILLAPFALLMTVFLRQVVGLQSIGVFLPVLLGFCVTQVGWALAGLLLSLAVVLGVAVRWAVARFGLLQVPRSAFLITFLILVFLLFTVSIERFGIESGRGVLVLPIAAMAMAVERFTVEAQDRGLGEASSLLAQTMILAALSALVLMQPVFEVLTVTFPEILLVVLAEIMVVGRYRGLRLLELHRFGSVRTGPA; from the coding sequence GTGACCGTCATTCGATCCTTCTGGGTGCTCCTGCTGCTGGCCCTCGCCCTCGCCGGGTACCGCTTCGCGAGCGGCCAGGTCGATCTCGACGGCCTGGGCCGCGAGCGCGAGTACGCCTTCGACCTGGCCTTCGACGTCCGCGGATCGGCCGCCGATTTCGACCTGACCGTGTTCGTCCCCGGAGACGGCATCCACTCGTCGTTGCGCGGAGAGGAGATCCGCGCGGGCGACCTCGAACTCGAGATCCGCGAGGCACCCGAAGGACGTCGCATGGTCGTCCGTGGACGTCGCGACGACCTGCCGGCGCGCGTCGAGTACCGCGTGCGGATCGCGCGGCATCCCGTGCTCTACGAAGTCCCGGCCGACCTGACCTGGGCCGACGTCGACGTGGCCGACCGGCCCGACTCGAACGCCCTGGTACCCGTCGGTCACGTCGAGATCGACCAGGACCTCCATCGCCTCTTCCCCGAGGTGGTCGACGGCAGGGACGTGCCCGTGTCGCCCGAGGGCTTCCGCGCGCGCCTGGCCGACGCCGGGACCGGTCCGATCGAGGCGATCGACCGGATCCACCAGCGGGCCCTGCACGATCTGCGTGCAGCCGATTTCAGCGGACGGACCGATGCGCTCACCGCCCTCCGCCTGGGTGAGGCGAGCTGCGGGGGCAAGTCGCGCCTGATGGTGGCCCAGCTCCGTCGACTGGGGATCCAGGCCCGGCTGGTGGGCGGACTGATCCTGGGCGACGCCGCACGCAAGCGCACGAGCCACGTGTGGGTCGAGGCACTGCTCGGCGATCGCTGGGTCCCCTTCGATCCGTTGAATGCGCATCGGGCCGAGCAGCCGGCCGACTACCTGCGCCTGTACACCGGCGAACTCCCGTTGATCGTCCACACACGCGGCCTGGCCTTCGACTACGGCTTCCGCGCGCCGCTCGACCAGGTGCCGCGGAGCTGGACGACGACCGCCGGCCCGACCATCGGACACGACGCGTTGCCCCTGCTGCGTCGTGACCAGTTCTCGCTGATCCTGCTCGCGCCCTTCGCGTTGCTGATGACGGTGTTCCTGCGGCAGGTGGTGGGGCTGCAGAGCATCGGTGTCTTCCTTCCGGTGCTGCTGGGCTTCTGCGTCACGCAGGTCGGATGGGCGCTCGCCGGGCTGTTGCTGTCGCTCGCCGTGGTGCTCGGCGTGGCGGTGCGGTGGGCGGTAGCGCGCTTCGGCCTCCTGCAAGTCCCCCGATCGGCGTTCCTGATCACCTTCCTCATCCTGGTGTTCCTGCTCTTCACCGTCTCGATCGAGCGCTTCGGGATCGAATCGGGCCGCGGCGTGCTCGTGCTGCCGATCGCCGCGATGGCCATGGCCGTCGAGCGCTTCACCGTGGAGGCCCAGGACCGCGGGCTCGGTGAGGCCTCGTCGCTCCTGGCGCAGACCATGATCCTGGCCGCTCTCTCGGCCCTGGTGCTCATGCAGCCCGTGTTCGAGGTGCTCACGGTGACCTTCCCCGAGATCCTGCTCGTCGTGCTGGCCGAGATCATGGTCGTGGGTCGCTATCGCGGACTGCGTCTGCTGGAGCTGCACCGCTTCGGCAGCGTGCGGACGGGGCCGGCATGA
- a CDS encoding sugar-transfer associated ATP-grasp domain-containing protein produces MSDERRPVLGINRRNLDFVFDDPRPGRFRDLDDKLRGKRRLEAAHVTVPRTLGVIEDAGDGSTLHEVLRDRHKLVVKPARGSGGRGILVLERDGETWRTPGGRRLSVEQVEEHVADVLSGSFSLDEAPDAVVLEERISPHSFLRELYPDGLSDLRIVVEDGEPIQAMLRVPTDASDGRANLHGGGLGLGIDLDTGRVHHAVQGRRPVESHPDTGVALVGRGVPEWDRCLEVARAAASAFGEIRYLGVDIVLDAARGPMVLEMNARPGLAIQVANREGQPVRRRVAPGRLERVTQITAWLVLALLLVTPAVFGSWQDRSDTEVRTVRTENADAEDAESIVESDGIEWSDEGVPISSVDARFARAREAAAAGDTTTALALYREAARDPSLAPFAMNNIALIHRANDDLPRAREVLESALVAHPDYARGSYNLGLILRDLGRTDAAESSFRRATELRAGYARAWSELGELQMDGGDTLAARASLEQAVRFDPDAIADRWRLGRALLQSGQPGLAAERLREAVVLGGGDVATKDWVVARLVHTARTGAELSSASLDSFSEAVESIATSADPLSSATVLWGELLWLRGDLEAALRWFDGPTVELHSVRAIAVAALLDLETGRWESARRRLESSDAPVLDRLRGALRLAEAVDAGRGTETMHFDRAPLLELARRRVLERDASLVLDTGPSVGDEVERAWRRTGQVSDRSGTVMRLYGTDPRRRLPLPATLLSWWTSRAGGAEAGPDTLDRTSPLFVPRLRERFEASAARGDFDTAHASGMRLIDLVSRPEPVILTLVDIELQRDEPAIARSLLESIPRNSRSRPDVQRAEARVLRAEGDDRAAREVLEDLVEADPLDAELRVELARVQSATERWRAATESWREATRLVPDRGDWYVGLAHSLMERRRYDDAVGVWNRALALPLGPDTRRSAHFNRALALQREDQLEPAVAGWDSVLARRPDSRSARFNRALALQRLDRRAAAIEAYRSVLAIDPDHEASRERLAALLEETTP; encoded by the coding sequence ATGAGCGACGAACGCCGACCCGTGCTGGGCATCAATCGCCGCAACCTGGACTTCGTGTTCGACGATCCCCGTCCGGGCCGCTTCCGCGATCTCGACGACAAGCTGCGCGGCAAGCGCCGTCTCGAAGCCGCCCACGTGACCGTCCCGCGTACGCTCGGCGTGATCGAGGACGCCGGCGACGGAAGCACACTGCACGAGGTCCTGCGCGATCGACACAAACTCGTCGTGAAGCCCGCGCGAGGATCGGGAGGGCGCGGCATCCTCGTGCTCGAGCGCGACGGCGAGACCTGGCGCACGCCGGGCGGACGGCGTCTGAGCGTGGAGCAGGTCGAGGAGCACGTGGCCGACGTCCTGTCGGGAAGTTTCAGTCTCGACGAAGCCCCCGACGCGGTCGTCCTCGAGGAACGGATCAGTCCCCACTCCTTCCTGCGCGAACTGTATCCGGACGGTCTGAGCGACCTGCGGATCGTGGTCGAGGACGGCGAGCCGATCCAGGCCATGCTCCGCGTGCCCACCGACGCCAGCGACGGTCGTGCGAACCTGCACGGGGGTGGGCTCGGGCTGGGCATCGACCTCGACACGGGTCGCGTGCACCACGCGGTGCAGGGGCGGCGTCCGGTCGAGTCCCATCCGGACACCGGGGTCGCGCTCGTGGGTCGTGGCGTTCCGGAGTGGGATCGCTGCCTCGAGGTCGCCCGCGCGGCGGCCTCGGCCTTCGGTGAGATCCGGTACCTCGGCGTGGACATCGTGCTCGACGCTGCGCGTGGCCCCATGGTGCTCGAGATGAACGCCCGCCCGGGGCTGGCCATCCAGGTCGCCAACCGAGAGGGCCAACCGGTGCGTCGCCGCGTCGCGCCGGGTCGCCTCGAACGCGTCACACAGATCACGGCCTGGCTCGTGCTCGCCTTGCTGCTGGTCACCCCGGCGGTCTTCGGATCCTGGCAGGACCGCTCCGACACCGAGGTGCGCACCGTCCGCACCGAGAACGCCGACGCCGAGGATGCCGAGTCCATCGTCGAGAGTGATGGGATCGAGTGGTCGGACGAAGGCGTGCCGATCTCGAGTGTCGACGCGCGCTTCGCGCGAGCTCGGGAAGCGGCGGCCGCTGGCGACACGACCACGGCGCTCGCCCTGTACCGCGAAGCCGCCCGCGATCCGTCGCTGGCGCCTTTCGCCATGAACAACATCGCCCTGATCCATCGCGCGAACGACGACCTGCCGCGAGCCCGGGAGGTGCTCGAGTCGGCCCTGGTCGCACACCCGGACTACGCCCGGGGCTCGTACAATCTCGGACTGATCCTGCGGGATCTGGGACGGACGGACGCTGCCGAGTCCTCGTTCCGCCGCGCCACCGAACTGCGCGCCGGCTACGCCCGGGCGTGGAGCGAGCTCGGCGAACTCCAGATGGACGGCGGCGACACCCTCGCTGCCCGCGCCTCGCTGGAGCAGGCGGTCCGCTTCGACCCCGATGCCATCGCCGACCGCTGGAGGCTGGGTCGCGCGCTGCTCCAGTCGGGCCAGCCCGGTCTGGCGGCCGAGCGGCTCCGCGAGGCCGTGGTCCTCGGTGGAGGCGACGTCGCCACGAAGGACTGGGTGGTCGCGCGGCTCGTGCACACGGCCCGGACCGGCGCGGAGCTCTCTTCGGCTTCGCTCGATTCGTTCTCGGAGGCGGTCGAATCCATCGCAACGTCCGCCGACCCGCTTTCGAGCGCGACGGTACTGTGGGGTGAACTGCTCTGGCTCCGGGGAGACCTGGAGGCCGCCCTCCGGTGGTTCGACGGACCGACCGTCGAACTCCACTCGGTCCGGGCGATCGCCGTCGCCGCGCTCCTGGACCTCGAGACGGGACGCTGGGAGTCGGCCCGACGCCGCCTCGAGAGCTCCGACGCGCCGGTCCTCGACCGGCTCCGCGGAGCTCTCCGCCTGGCGGAAGCCGTCGACGCCGGCCGTGGGACCGAAACCATGCACTTCGACCGGGCTCCCCTGCTCGAGCTCGCGCGACGCCGCGTCCTGGAGCGCGATGCATCCCTGGTCCTCGACACCGGCCCGTCCGTCGGCGACGAAGTCGAGCGCGCATGGCGGCGCACCGGGCAGGTCTCGGACCGATCCGGGACCGTGATGCGCCTGTACGGGACCGACCCTCGCCGCCGACTTCCGCTGCCGGCGACCCTGTTGTCGTGGTGGACCTCGAGAGCCGGCGGCGCCGAGGCGGGACCCGACACCCTCGACCGGACCTCGCCCCTGTTCGTCCCACGTCTGCGCGAACGTTTCGAAGCGTCTGCGGCCCGTGGCGACTTCGACACCGCGCACGCCAGCGGCATGCGTCTGATCGATCTCGTGTCCCGGCCGGAGCCGGTGATCCTCACGCTCGTCGACATCGAACTGCAGCGCGACGAGCCCGCGATCGCGCGCTCCCTGTTGGAGAGCATTCCGCGGAACAGCCGATCGCGGCCCGACGTCCAGCGCGCCGAGGCCCGCGTCCTGCGGGCCGAGGGCGACGATCGCGCTGCGCGCGAGGTCCTCGAGGACCTGGTCGAGGCCGATCCCCTCGACGCCGAACTGCGCGTCGAGCTGGCCCGCGTCCAGAGCGCCACGGAACGGTGGCGCGCCGCCACGGAGAGTTGGCGCGAGGCGACCCGCCTCGTGCCCGACCGCGGCGACTGGTACGTGGGCCTCGCCCACTCCCTGATGGAGCGTCGACGCTACGACGACGCCGTCGGGGTCTGGAACCGCGCACTGGCCCTTCCCCTGGGCCCGGACACGCGACGGAGCGCGCACTTCAACCGGGCCCTGGCCCTGCAACGCGAGGACCAGCTCGAACCGGCGGTCGCGGGTTGGGACAGCGTGCTCGCCCGTCGTCCCGACAGCCGCAGTGCGCGCTTCAATCGCGCGCTCGCCCTGCAACGCCTCGATCGACGCGCCGCGGCCATCGAGGCCTACCGATCGGTCCTTGCCATCGATCCCGACCACGAGGCGAGCCGCGAGAGGCTCGCAGCGCTGCTCGAGGAGACCACACCATGA